Proteins from a genomic interval of Actinoalloteichus hymeniacidonis:
- a CDS encoding MFS transporter, whose product MSELVARRAGMREWAGLGLLALPTALLGLDVTVLYLVLPSMSEALTPSATQTLWIMDAYGFLIAGFLITMGTLGDRVGRRRLLMIGMAAFAAISIFAAFAPNAELLVLARALLGIAGATLMPSTLSLISNMFPDPRSRAVAIGVWATMFALGMAAGPVAGGMLVDRFWWGAAFLLAVPVAVIVLLGARTLLPEYTAPDAGRLDPGSVVLSLLAILPVVYAVKHTAADGPDLGAALLVVFGTAAGWLFVRRQRSLASPLLDVTLFADRAFSAALAVLLIGLVGVGGTMYLVTQYLQLGEGMSPLTAGLWMGPPALAMFAAAVGAPLIARRVPPGLVIAIALGLSVLGYAQLTFVDTGQASSVVLGFAFVYLGLGALAALGTDMVVGAAPATKSGSAAALSETVQELGVAIGVAILGSLTTAVYRARMVVPAEVEPEVADRITDSLSGALSVADQVPAAVLTDAAQVFTSGVNIASAVAGSAILAATVLCLVLLRQVRPISADHGGASSPH is encoded by the coding sequence ATGTCGGAGCTGGTCGCTAGGCGCGCGGGGATGCGCGAGTGGGCGGGCCTTGGCTTGTTAGCCCTGCCGACCGCACTGCTGGGCCTCGATGTCACGGTGCTGTACCTGGTACTGCCGAGCATGTCGGAGGCGCTGACCCCCTCGGCCACCCAGACCCTGTGGATCATGGACGCCTACGGATTCCTCATCGCGGGTTTCCTCATCACGATGGGCACGCTGGGCGATCGAGTCGGTAGACGTCGACTCCTCATGATCGGCATGGCTGCCTTCGCGGCGATCTCGATCTTCGCGGCCTTCGCGCCGAACGCCGAACTGCTTGTGCTGGCCCGCGCGCTGCTGGGCATCGCAGGCGCGACCCTGATGCCGTCGACCCTGTCGCTGATCTCGAACATGTTCCCCGATCCACGCAGTCGGGCGGTCGCGATCGGCGTCTGGGCCACGATGTTCGCCCTGGGCATGGCGGCCGGGCCGGTCGCGGGCGGCATGCTGGTCGACCGATTCTGGTGGGGCGCGGCATTCCTGCTCGCGGTGCCGGTCGCCGTAATCGTGCTGCTCGGCGCACGCACCCTACTGCCCGAGTACACCGCCCCCGACGCGGGCAGGCTGGACCCGGGCAGTGTCGTGCTGTCACTGCTGGCGATCCTGCCGGTGGTCTACGCGGTCAAGCACACCGCCGCCGACGGCCCCGACCTCGGTGCCGCGCTGTTGGTGGTGTTCGGGACGGCGGCGGGCTGGCTGTTCGTCCGCAGGCAGCGCAGCCTGGCCTCGCCGCTGTTGGACGTGACGCTGTTCGCCGACCGGGCTTTCTCCGCCGCACTGGCGGTGCTGCTGATCGGGCTGGTCGGAGTCGGCGGCACCATGTACCTGGTCACGCAGTACCTCCAGCTCGGGGAGGGGATGAGTCCGCTGACGGCCGGCCTGTGGATGGGGCCGCCCGCGCTGGCGATGTTCGCCGCCGCGGTCGGCGCACCGCTCATCGCGCGGCGGGTGCCACCCGGGCTGGTCATCGCCATCGCGCTGGGCCTCTCGGTTCTCGGCTACGCCCAGCTGACCTTCGTGGACACCGGGCAGGCGTCGAGCGTGGTCCTCGGCTTCGCGTTCGTCTACCTGGGACTCGGCGCCCTCGCCGCCTTGGGCACCGACATGGTGGTCGGCGCAGCCCCGGCGACGAAATCCGGTTCGGCGGCCGCGCTCTCGGAGACCGTCCAGGAACTCGGTGTCGCCATCGGCGTCGCCATCCTGGGCAGTCTCACCACCGCGGTCTACCGCGCGCGGATGGTCGTCCCCGCCGAGGTCGAGCCCGAGGTCGCGGATCGGATCACCGACAGCCTCTCCGGAGCACTCTCGGTGGCCGACCAGGTGCCTGCGGCCGTCCTGACCGATGCCGCGCAGGTCTTCACCAGCGGCGTGAATATCGCCTCGGCCGTGGCAGGCAGCGCGATCCTGGCGGCGACCGTGCTCTGTCTGGTGCTGCTGCGCCAGGTACGGCCCATCAGCGCCGATCACGGCGGTGCGTCGAGTCCGCACTGA
- a CDS encoding TetR/AcrR family transcriptional regulator encodes MQGDEKENVDGRKARGNRRRTEIIEATLAVVTRDGAAGVTHRTVAKQAGITTSLSTYYFATLDDLLVAALTSVVDIYTERIRQIIDDPGDRLRALAELIVESGGPGRERALVERELCTLAARRPALAPVARRWRSDMAELAATLTTDEEAIAELVAVADGLCTAILIDNIRADTDYVHALLLRALRPHDAA; translated from the coding sequence GTGCAGGGGGACGAGAAGGAGAACGTCGACGGGCGAAAGGCTCGTGGGAATCGGCGGCGCACCGAGATCATCGAGGCCACCCTCGCCGTCGTCACCCGGGACGGCGCAGCAGGCGTCACCCATCGCACCGTCGCCAAGCAGGCGGGCATCACCACCAGCCTGAGCACGTATTACTTCGCCACGCTCGACGACCTGCTTGTCGCGGCCCTGACCAGCGTCGTCGACATCTACACCGAACGCATCCGGCAGATCATCGACGATCCGGGCGACCGGCTGCGCGCGCTCGCCGAGCTGATCGTCGAATCCGGTGGGCCCGGCCGGGAACGGGCCCTGGTCGAACGAGAACTGTGCACGCTGGCCGCTCGTCGCCCGGCGCTGGCACCGGTCGCCCGGCGCTGGCGATCGGACATGGCCGAACTCGCGGCAACCCTCACCACCGACGAGGAGGCCATCGCCGAACTCGTCGCCGTCGCCGATGGACTGTGCACCGCGATCCTCATCGACAACATCCGTGCCGATACCGACTATGTACACGCGCTGCTGCTTCGCGCCCTGCGCCCCCACGACGCCGCATAG
- a CDS encoding endo-1,4-beta-xylanase — protein MMIGSSRLTRPARAATFAAALLMLVGMTTVSTTTHTASAADAPGAATTSDTAQLQQDTLAAAAERTGRYFGAAVAAHKLSDSTYVGILNREFNSVTAENEMKIDALEPQQGQFTYGNADRIVNHAIQQGKDVRGHTLAWHSQQPQWMQNMSGSALRQAMLHHVTQVASYYRGKIHSWDVVNEAFADGNSGARRDSNLQRTGDDWIEAAFRAARAADPNAKLCYNDYNTDNWQHAKTQAVYRMVQDFKSRGVPIDCVGFQAHFNSGNPVPNNYHTTLQNFADLGVDVQITELDIEGSGNSQAEQYRGVTQACLAVTRCTGITVWGIRDSDSWRASGTPLLFDDNGGKKAAYYGVMEALGGDGGTNPPEEPGPGDCTTTYTAGQQWNDRFNGEVRVSGTDNWIVTVTIGSRQQVINTWNATVSWDSSGRVMTARPNGNGNTFGLTILHGGDWAWPSLNCRTA, from the coding sequence ATGATGATCGGTTCGAGCCGCTTGACGCGGCCTGCGAGAGCCGCCACCTTCGCGGCGGCGCTGCTGATGCTCGTCGGCATGACCACGGTGTCGACCACAACCCACACCGCCTCGGCGGCCGACGCCCCGGGCGCGGCGACCACCTCCGATACCGCGCAGCTGCAGCAGGACACCCTAGCCGCGGCCGCAGAACGCACCGGTCGCTATTTCGGCGCGGCGGTGGCGGCGCACAAACTCTCGGACTCGACCTATGTCGGCATCCTCAATCGCGAGTTCAACTCGGTCACGGCCGAGAACGAGATGAAGATCGACGCACTGGAGCCCCAGCAGGGCCAGTTCACCTACGGCAACGCCGACCGGATCGTCAACCACGCGATCCAGCAGGGCAAGGACGTTCGTGGGCACACCCTGGCGTGGCATTCCCAGCAGCCGCAATGGATGCAGAACATGAGCGGCAGCGCACTGCGGCAGGCGATGCTGCATCACGTCACGCAGGTCGCGAGCTACTACCGAGGCAAGATCCACTCCTGGGACGTGGTGAACGAGGCCTTCGCCGACGGCAACTCCGGTGCGCGTCGAGACTCCAACCTGCAACGGACCGGCGACGACTGGATCGAGGCCGCCTTCCGCGCGGCGCGGGCCGCCGATCCGAACGCCAAGCTCTGCTACAACGACTACAACACCGACAACTGGCAGCACGCCAAGACCCAGGCCGTCTACCGCATGGTGCAGGACTTCAAGTCCCGGGGCGTCCCGATCGACTGTGTCGGCTTCCAGGCCCACTTCAACAGCGGTAACCCGGTGCCGAACAACTACCACACCACCCTGCAGAACTTCGCCGATCTCGGCGTCGACGTCCAGATCACCGAGCTGGACATCGAAGGCTCCGGTAACAGCCAGGCCGAGCAGTACCGGGGCGTGACCCAGGCCTGCCTCGCGGTGACCCGTTGCACCGGCATCACCGTGTGGGGCATCCGGGACAGCGACTCCTGGCGCGCCTCGGGCACTCCGCTGCTCTTCGACGACAACGGCGGGAAGAAGGCGGCCTACTACGGCGTCATGGAGGCGCTCGGCGGCGACGGCGGGACCAATCCGCCGGAGGAGCCCGGTCCGGGCGACTGCACCACCACCTACACCGCAGGTCAGCAGTGGAATGACCGCTTCAACGGCGAAGTGCGGGTCTCCGGCACCGACAACTGGATCGTCACCGTCACGATCGGCAGCCGTCAACAGGTGATCAACACCTGGAACGCCACCGTCAGCTGGGATTCCAGCGGCAGGGTGATGACGGCGCGACCCAACGGCAACGGCAATACCTTCGGACTCACCATCCTGCACGGCGGTGACTGGGCCTGGCCCAGTCTGAACTGTCGAACGGCCTGA
- a CDS encoding alpha/beta hydrolase: protein MTQVHYPVGAAAGEIEGMLSTRESRDSRTRSRVLRASGIAVALLVVGACTSANEEPESAQEATQEIGENAPALARFYDQDLEFGSCADYAANETEEMIYVDPFECARLEVPLDYAEPEGETAQVAVLRIAASGEDKIGSLVTNPGGPGGTGLTGVVVAFAGLKDTPLPEKFDFIGFDPRGVGASTPAIDCFTDEEHDRGEDMTTLLGVSGEWSEEDTRGLVERCAENSGGEDVLASVGTRNTAQDMDVLRAALGDDQLTFAGQSYGTRLGAVYGEMFPDKVRAMSLDGAADPTLGSAERRLTQQEGFQGAFDEMAAFCAEDAECPLGTDPEQATEAFQDIVQPLLDNPVSTDSGRELSYNRATGGVIAGLYTEQQWPRIIDGLAQVKNEGRGDELLALYEEFGGRSPDGKWINFSEANYAINCNDEERRSPEEEAELRAEVMSVSPFMQTGEPTEGVTRDACEFWPVEPSLGLPYAQDVEGLPETLVISITGDPSTPYGAAENLAESLGGTVLTVEGEQHTVAFSGANACVNEVFADYLIDLEIPAADKTCTLGE from the coding sequence ATGACACAGGTCCACTACCCGGTCGGCGCTGCGGCGGGTGAGATCGAAGGCATGTTGTCGACACGCGAAAGCAGAGACTCCCGAACCCGAAGCCGGGTGCTGCGGGCATCCGGAATAGCGGTCGCGCTGCTGGTCGTGGGCGCCTGCACCTCGGCCAACGAGGAGCCGGAGTCCGCGCAGGAGGCCACCCAGGAGATCGGCGAGAACGCACCGGCGCTCGCCCGGTTCTACGACCAGGACTTGGAATTCGGCTCCTGCGCGGACTACGCGGCCAATGAGACCGAAGAGATGATCTACGTCGACCCGTTCGAATGTGCTCGGTTGGAGGTGCCGTTGGACTATGCCGAGCCCGAGGGCGAGACCGCGCAGGTCGCCGTGCTGCGCATCGCGGCGAGCGGCGAGGACAAGATCGGCTCGCTGGTGACCAACCCCGGCGGTCCGGGCGGTACCGGACTGACCGGCGTGGTGGTGGCGTTCGCGGGTCTGAAGGACACACCGCTGCCCGAGAAGTTCGATTTCATCGGCTTCGATCCCCGTGGTGTCGGGGCCTCGACGCCGGCGATCGATTGCTTCACCGATGAGGAGCACGATCGCGGCGAGGATATGACCACCCTGCTGGGTGTCTCCGGCGAGTGGAGCGAGGAGGACACCCGAGGACTGGTGGAGCGTTGCGCCGAGAACTCGGGCGGCGAGGACGTCCTCGCCAGTGTCGGAACCCGCAACACGGCTCAGGACATGGATGTGTTGCGGGCGGCGCTCGGCGATGACCAGCTGACCTTCGCGGGCCAGAGCTACGGCACCCGGCTCGGCGCGGTCTACGGCGAGATGTTCCCGGACAAGGTCCGCGCCATGTCCCTCGACGGCGCGGCCGACCCGACGCTGGGCAGTGCCGAACGCAGGTTGACCCAGCAGGAGGGCTTCCAGGGCGCGTTCGACGAGATGGCCGCGTTCTGCGCCGAGGATGCCGAGTGTCCGCTGGGCACCGACCCCGAACAGGCCACCGAGGCCTTCCAGGACATCGTGCAACCCTTGCTGGACAACCCGGTTTCCACCGATAGCGGCCGGGAGTTGAGCTACAACCGCGCCACCGGCGGCGTCATCGCCGGGCTCTACACGGAGCAGCAGTGGCCCCGGATCATCGACGGTCTGGCCCAGGTCAAGAACGAGGGCCGAGGCGACGAACTCCTCGCCCTCTACGAGGAGTTCGGGGGCCGCAGTCCCGACGGGAAGTGGATCAACTTCTCCGAGGCCAACTACGCGATCAACTGTAATGACGAGGAGCGCCGCAGCCCCGAGGAGGAGGCCGAGCTGCGCGCCGAGGTGATGAGCGTGTCCCCGTTCATGCAGACCGGCGAGCCCACCGAGGGCGTCACGCGCGACGCCTGCGAGTTCTGGCCCGTGGAACCGTCGCTCGGCCTGCCTTACGCCCAGGACGTCGAAGGCCTGCCGGAGACGCTGGTCATCTCGATCACCGGTGACCCCTCCACCCCGTACGGCGCGGCCGAGAACCTCGCCGAATCCCTGGGCGGCACGGTGCTCACGGTCGAGGGCGAGCAGCACACCGTCGCCTTCAGCGGCGCCAACGCATGCGTGAACGAGGTCTTCGCCGACTACCTCATCGATCTGGAGATTCCTGCGGCAGACAAGACCTGCACGCTGGGCGAGTAG
- a CDS encoding NAD(P)-dependent alcohol dehydrogenase gives MSQARAYTATSATAPLEPGTIERRAVGPNDVRIDIVWAGICHSDIHTVRGDWGPVPYPLTVGHEIAGVVAAVGDQVTRYQVGDRVGVGCMVDSCRECSNCRAGFEQYCRKGMVDTYGGNDGNGGVTQGGYSSEIVVDENYVLRIPDSLPFEKTAPLLCAGITTFSPLRRWGAGPGKRVAVVGMGGLGHIAVKIAHAMGAEVTVLSQSLSKREDGLRFGADHYYATSDPATFEQLAGSFDLILNTVSASIDLDAYLELLALDGTIVSVGAPAEPVPVTLFTLFDNRRTFAGSKIGGIRETQEMLDFCAEHGIAAEVEVIPAEGINEAWERVLASQVRYRYVIDIATLANA, from the coding sequence ATGTCTCAAGCCCGTGCCTACACAGCCACCTCGGCGACCGCCCCGCTGGAGCCGGGAACGATCGAACGCCGCGCGGTGGGTCCGAACGACGTTCGGATCGACATCGTCTGGGCCGGTATCTGCCATTCCGACATCCACACCGTGCGCGGCGACTGGGGACCGGTGCCCTACCCGCTGACGGTGGGCCACGAGATCGCCGGGGTGGTCGCCGCCGTGGGCGACCAGGTGACGCGGTACCAGGTGGGCGACCGCGTCGGGGTCGGCTGCATGGTCGACTCGTGTCGCGAATGCTCGAACTGCCGTGCCGGGTTCGAGCAGTACTGCCGTAAGGGGATGGTGGACACCTACGGCGGCAACGACGGCAACGGCGGCGTCACCCAGGGTGGCTACTCCAGTGAGATCGTGGTGGACGAGAACTACGTTCTCCGGATCCCCGACTCGCTGCCCTTCGAGAAGACCGCGCCGCTGTTGTGCGCGGGGATCACCACCTTCTCGCCGCTGCGCCGCTGGGGCGCGGGCCCCGGCAAGCGGGTCGCCGTGGTCGGAATGGGTGGCCTCGGACACATCGCGGTCAAGATCGCGCACGCGATGGGCGCCGAGGTCACGGTCCTGTCGCAGAGCCTGAGCAAGCGCGAGGACGGCCTGCGGTTCGGCGCCGACCACTACTATGCAACCAGTGACCCGGCGACGTTCGAGCAGCTGGCGGGGTCCTTCGACCTGATCCTCAACACGGTCAGCGCCTCGATCGATCTCGACGCCTACTTGGAACTGCTCGCACTGGACGGCACCATCGTCAGTGTGGGCGCGCCTGCCGAGCCGGTGCCGGTGACCCTGTTCACGCTCTTCGACAACCGGCGTACGTTCGCGGGCTCGAAGATCGGTGGCATCCGCGAGACGCAGGAGATGCTCGACTTCTGCGCCGAGCACGGCATCGCCGCCGAGGTCGAGGTGATCCCCGCCGAGGGCATCAACGAGGCGTGGGAGCGCGTGCTGGCCTCGCAGGTCCGCTACCGGTACGTCATCGACATCGCCACGCTCGCCAACGCCTGA
- a CDS encoding helix-turn-helix domain-containing protein — protein MHDKHAVRDFLMTRRARLRPAQVGLPDLGDARRVPGLRREEVAVLAGVSLDYYTRLERGNIAGASDSVLEAVAGALLLNQTERTHLFDLARAAASTSRRRKPTRSPHHVRGSVRRMIESMDTAAVVQNTRQDIVAANALGRALYAPMFDAEDEPNTARFAFLDPRAQSFYVDWAQVRRMTAAMLRMEAGRNPLDADLTRLIGELSTRSSEFRKDWAAHHVHVHETGKKIFCHPEVGEIEVEFDVFELVGDQGLRLATYGTEPGTPSADAFALLASLTMTDRQARTPSRSNIHASHEAD, from the coding sequence GTGCACGACAAGCACGCGGTCCGGGATTTCCTCATGACCCGACGCGCCCGTCTTCGGCCCGCCCAGGTGGGCCTGCCCGACCTCGGTGATGCGCGACGTGTCCCCGGCCTGCGCCGCGAGGAGGTCGCCGTGCTCGCCGGGGTGAGCCTGGACTACTACACCCGACTGGAACGCGGGAACATCGCGGGCGCCTCGGACAGCGTGCTCGAAGCCGTCGCGGGCGCCCTGCTGTTGAACCAGACCGAGCGGACGCACCTGTTCGACCTGGCCCGCGCCGCCGCCTCGACCTCTCGGCGCCGGAAACCGACCCGTTCCCCGCACCACGTCCGGGGGTCCGTCCGGCGCATGATCGAGAGCATGGACACGGCCGCGGTCGTGCAGAACACGCGGCAGGACATCGTCGCCGCGAATGCGCTGGGTCGGGCCCTGTACGCGCCCATGTTCGACGCCGAGGACGAACCCAACACGGCGCGGTTCGCCTTCCTCGATCCGAGGGCGCAGAGCTTCTACGTGGACTGGGCGCAGGTGCGGCGCATGACGGCGGCGATGCTGCGCATGGAGGCGGGCCGGAATCCGCTGGATGCGGATCTGACCAGGCTGATCGGCGAGTTGTCCACCCGGAGCAGTGAGTTCCGCAAGGACTGGGCGGCCCACCATGTGCACGTGCACGAGACAGGCAAGAAGATCTTCTGCCATCCAGAGGTAGGCGAGATCGAGGTCGAGTTCGACGTCTTCGAGCTGGTGGGCGATCAGGGGCTTCGGCTGGCCACCTACGGCACCGAGCCAGGCACGCCGTCCGCCGATGCCTTCGCACTGCTGGCCTCGCTGACCATGACCGACCGGCAGGCCCGCACCCCGTCTCGGAGCAACATCCACGCATCGCACGAGGCCGATTAG